A segment of the Corylus avellana chromosome ca2, CavTom2PMs-1.0 genome:
tgtatttatagacccataaaccctaaacctagtATCACAAGAAAATAGGCCGATTTCAGCAAAACCGTGCAGTTCGACTGCAATCTCGTTCGAACGAGATTGCAGATGAGCCTCTCTGTGACTCCCACTGATTTGTCGTCTGCAAACTCGTCCGGACAAGGTTGCGGACGAGCCTTTTTGTTGCTCCTCGGCTGCAATCTCATTTGAGGAGCAACATTGAAACATTGAAATTAGACCTAATAAACATTGAAATTAGCTGAACcttgtgaaatatgactttgtaaatattttaattagctTCCCAACACCATCAAGTGCACTTCGGCCAATCTGATGTCCGAAAATagagttatgatttttctaatAAAGTTGGTCGAGTATCCGTTCTACCCTACATCATCCTCCTCTAGTTGGAGcgaattcgtcctcgaattctAATGGTCTTTGTTGCGATCCTTTGGATGCTCTATCAAGCCACGATCCTTTGGATGTCCCATCAACTCGTTCCATCCTGCATAAGTTTTTTGCtcaattgattatatatatatagttgattaCATGTTCCAATGCTTTCAGGTTCTAAGCGAGGTAGGTAAACTTGTAAAAAGGTACAAAGACGAGGAAGTGAGTATTACTGTGACCGGCCACAGCTTGGGCGCTGCATTGGCAACTTTGAACGCTGTGGACATTGTTTACAATGGATATAATATTCCTCCAGGGCCACGCACAATTGAGCCAATCGAGCACTTTCCCGTCACAGCATTTGTGTTTGCTGTGCCACGAGTCGGGGACAATGGATTTTTCAAAGTATTCTCTAATCTAAAAAACGAGCTTCATATCTTGCGCATCAATAATAAGCCAGGCGATATTGTCCCTTACTTGCCACTATCGGTGCCAATATTTTTCCCATACGTAGATGTGGGAAAGGAGTTGATAATTGATACTTCCAAATCTCCCTACTTAAAAAAACCTATTTTGGATATCACTCTTCCTGAATCCATCTCCAACGCACATAATTTGGAAGTTTATCTGCATGGAGTTGCTGGAACATGTGGGAATGATGGACAATTCATATTGGAATTGGATCGTCAAATTGAACTTGTAAACAAGATGTCGGCTGCTCTGAAAGATAAGAATAATGTACTAGATTATTGGTGGACCACGGAGAACAAGTCTATGGTTCAAAACGACAACGGCTCTTGGGTGTTGATGGATCACGAGAGTGATGAGTTGGTAGATGGAGAAGAACAAGACTATGGCCCAAAACGACGCCGGCTCTTTGGTGTAGAATGACGGATCATGAGATTGATGGCTGATGATAATCTTATATAATCACGCCTCTTTAGAAAAGTGTGTGAGGTAACCTTTCTGCTAGTACTAAATAAAGCCACAAGTTTGGCTGGCATTAATGTCACTGTATCATATCTTAATCTTAATGTACTAAAATAAAGAGACAGATAAGAGTGATGTAATCTTATCTCTCTACAAATTAGGTATGAgctttgcatgcatgcatgcacacgTACTAAATAAAGCCACCGGTTCGGTTGGCCATGTCACTGTGTGTATTAATCTTAATGAactaaataaagagaaaaagagtgaTGACAATCTTATCTCTCCACGAATAAAGTTGTGAGATTTGTGTTTGTTAGCTCCTTTACTGCAACTTCTATTTCGAAGCTTGATTTGCGATCTCTAGTTCGCTTTTGTCCCATTTGCTGTAACTTTTATGCATAAACGTTTTCTGTGCCTTCTGTTTGTAATAACTGGTATGCATAAttaattcaatattttaatagCATTCTACAAAATTTCACTTTCGTTCCTAGTTTTACCCCTCTTCAACTTGtaattaaatacataaatatgaatatttatcATGGTACTGAGCAGCATGATTATAAATGGTACCCCTTAAGAAAAGAGTGGGATACTTTTACGATATACATGAATCTTAACCAACAAGAGGGCCGGGGCATATTTACGATATTTAAATGGATACGTTTCACTATCTCACTTTGTGTGAAATGAAAATAGTAAACCAATACATTGCAAAAAATATCTTATGAGGATGACTTTGGCTCCACGTTGATCGTACAGCAAGAGTTCTGGTTCAGTACTGTCGCATTAGCATAGGGCATTAGCATAGGAGAAATTGCATTAGCTTATAATCCTATCTATCATGCAAGGATAAAGCACATTGATGTGGATTATCATTTTATCTGAGAAAAGACTTTATAGTGGCAAGTTACATCTCGATCTACTGCTGATCAATGTATAGACATCTTCACCAAAGGTCTCACGTACTTCAACAagagctttatttctcaaagacAAACTCATGATCACTGCTCCTCCCATTCATTCAGGGCCGGCTCAACATATTTTAAGGCCgtaggcaaaactttgaaattgggcctaaatttttttttttttaacaacaaatttcttttttaaagtcaatttttttttttaaagtaatatatatatatatatatatatataaattcttcTACTCGCTTTTTGAGATACAAAATttctgattaagtttttatattcaagattttttaatatctttttttcaattgataatatggctaatccatttaatctcttaattttgcatcaatattttctactaacaaatcccttaattttgcatcaatattttttcattggccagggtcataaatatttgtagcaatagatttagatacatcaataatattttcattatcttctaattctttttgatgagtttcatgtttatttatgagtttttcacctaaattatcctcaatattttgtttatagcaaataacaaatttatttagaactcctctttgagattcaatcaatttgtttacttttttttttttttttttttaagttttaagtttttcatatccaggtgcatattttctagtagacatgtttaattaaaaatactaacaaattaaacaaatacgatttatcaaaaaaaacttatgactataataaaataaatgacaaaaatagaacaataaaatcttatttggtaaaggaattatgaagcagttcttggagataggacaagagactcagtcactcggagtcggagagaaagagaaaatgatgagataggcagagaagaaaaactcataaaagaaCAAGCAAAGATGAGAGGTAAAGTGGCAAATATAGAGActaatatttaaaatgcccatggttgacagtagtttatatttttggctcttggCTTTCCatggctaaataataaatagaaaataaatggtaatatttgatttctaacatttatattttctcatcaaaaataaaaaatttctagaaagaGGCCAAGAGGATGAGTGAATGATGTAGGCGTGTACGGTAGCATCAGGCGTGTAATGTAGCGTCAGGAGCTCTAGGGAATTGGCGTAATGATGTATAAGACTTTAatgctttgtccttttttaatttattttttgaattatttttaaaatttatagtgggcttattaattggggtcttattaaattaaggccttaaattttgataaaaaaaatttttaggccctattaaaaaaaatttgggccttcaattttttttttggtccataataaattttttttaactcaaaaaaagtttttttaggccttattaaattgtgggccctaggcgagggcctaactcgATCGGGCCTGAGCCGGCCTGCATTCATTTGAGGGTCATTGTTAAGGAAGACCACATCATCAACAACTCCTCATCTACTCCAATAGCAGCAACACACTTAATAGAAGACAAGTCCAAGTCCAATACGAACTACTATGCCATATATACT
Coding sequences within it:
- the LOC132169755 gene encoding phospholipase A1-IIgamma-like gives rise to the protein MGMRHARNKNKSSRACIKAKKRIMSSIGTKWRALSGEEEWKGLLDPLDLDLRRYIIHYGERVQAVYDAFIGDEKSRNCGLPRYSERHLFSKVGLEKGNPYEYEVKKYFYATTDIASCHGFIKKSIFVDPPAGDSNWIGYVAVSTDSGKTVLGRRDILICWRGTQGTAEWNINKMFDLASASKILGEVHNPKLHSGWYSLYTTAQEGSTYNSTSCREQVLSEVGKLVKRYKDEEVSITVTGHSLGAALATLNAVDIVYNGYNIPPGPRTIEPIEHFPVTAFVFAVPRVGDNGFFKVFSNLKNELHILRINNKPGDIVPYLPLSVPIFFPYVDVGKELIIDTSKSPYLKKPILDITLPESISNAHNLEVYLHGVAGTCGNDGQFILELDRQIELVNKMSAALKDKNNVLDYWWTTENKSMVQNDNGSWVLMDHESDELVDGEEQDYGPKRRRLFGVE